The window GAGGAAGACCAAACATGAATACATCGTTGGTGTTGATTTTTGCTTTTCTGCTGTTATCCCTTTTCTTAGGAGTACGAGCGCGGAAAGGGAAAGAAATGAATTTGGAACAGTGGACAGTCGGCGGCCGCGGGTTTGGCACCATTTTTGTCTTTCTTCTCATGGCGGGCGAAATTTATACGACATTTACCTTTTTAGGCGGCAGCGGCTGGGCATACAGCAAAGGCGGGCCAGCGTTTTACATTATCGCGTACGGTTGCTTGGCGTATGTTCTGTCGTATTGGATGCTCCCAAAAGTATGGAAATATGCGAAAGAACATCAGCTTATGTCACAGTCTGATTTTTTCGCCAGCAAATACAACAGCCAAGCGTTAGGAGTGCTGGTTTCTCTGGTTGGGGTGCTGGCACTTATTCCGTATTTGGTACTGCAGCTAAAAGGATTAGGCATCATCGTTTCTGAAGCTTCATATGGTACGATTTCAGAAACGGCGGCTATTTGGATCGGCGTTGTTGCCGTTACAGTATATGTAATTATTTCAGGAATCCACGGTTCGGCTTGGACAGCGCTAGTGAAAGACATCACGATTCTTATTGTCATCGCCTTTTTAGGTCTTTATCTGCCGTTTCATTACTATGGCGGAATTCGGCCGATGTTTGAAGCGATCGAAAAACCCAATCCAGGTTTTCTCTCCTTGCCGAATAAGGGGATGAGCGTATCATGGTTCATTTCGACCGTACTGTTGACGGTTCTTGGTTTTTATATGTGGCCTCATACGTTCAGTTCGATTTATTCGGCTAAGAGCGCCAATGTTTTCCGGAAAAATGCCATTATTTTGCCCATTTATCAGTTATTGCTTCTATTCGTCTTTTTCGTCGGCTTTGCGGCGATTTTAAAAATACCGCATTTGGAAGGATCGGATACCGACTTGGCGCTGTTGCGTTTGTCCATTCAGACATTTGATCCTTGGGTCGTCGGGCTGATCGGCGCCGCCGGGCTGTTGACGGCTATGGTTCCAGGTTCGATGATATTAATGACGGCTTCCACGCTGCTATCGAAAAATGTCTATAAAGTATTTTCTCCTTCTGCCACTGACCAACAAGTTGCAAAGCTGGCGAAATATCTTGTTCCTGTCATTGCCTTGATTTCGTTATACTTTACGTTCCGTGGAGGAAATACGATCGTTGCTTTGCTTCTCATGGGATATAGTCTGGTGACGCAGCTGTTCCCATCGTTTGTACTAAGCTTGATGAAAAACAATTTTGTAACGAAACAAGGAGCGTTTGTTGGTATTATAGCCGGGGTTGCAACGGCGGCTTATATGACATTATCAGGCAGCGGCATTGGTACTTTGTTCCCGTCCTTGCCCCAGACAATGCAAGATTTAAACGTCGGAATGATTGCGTTGATCGTGAATGCTGTGGCGACAGTGGTTGTAAGCTGGATTTCAGGCAACCCTCGGTCAGTAAACGTTGACTCAAAAGAAAATACCATGTAGGGGAACCGATTTTTTCCCGATCGCTAGTCTATTTTATTGAAAAAGCAGCGATGAGACAGCAAAAACATTTCATTGGCATTAGAAAGTATGGAGGGAACGTGAACTTTGACCAGACATAAAATTCACCTTCGGATTCCAACAATGCATTCTTGCCCTTATAGACACCAAACAAAAACACCCCCATCAACCGAATGGAGTGGCCATTCGATTCAGGAGGTGTTTTTTCCTTGTATTATTTTATTGTGTCGCTTCAAGCCATTTGTGCAATCCCATAAAGGTATTTTTTCGATTCCTAGATTCTATTCAGCCAACTAAGCCATTCCTACTTTTAATTTTGAGCCACTTTTTTTATGCTTTCGTTTTCGTATTCTACTGGCTGATTGAGGCTTTCAGCTTCTTTCAATTGATCCGTGAAGTAAGCGGATCGAATCGCCCACGCATAAAACACTAGTGCACTGACCGCAACGACTACCATATCCCAACCGTACGGAATGATATTATATCCGCCAAATTGTTTACTGCCGAGACAGGAAATGAGCATCATATAGAGAAGATAGCAAACGAGCCACAACCCTGCCTTGAAATTTTTCAAAAACGTTTCCTTTCCTCGCTTCGCTTCATAATAAAAGTAAATCGGAAGGCCTATGAGCATGACGAACAAAACTTGTCCGGTTAATGGCCATCTGGACCAATATAAAATCAGCGAAGAAACGATAAAAGCAATCGGAGCAATGACAGCTAAACCTTTTGTTTTCAAAGGACGGTGGTAGTCAGGAACCAGCTTGCGCAAAGACATGACTGTAACCGGACCCGCCATATAGCTGACAACAGTCGCTACCGATATGACTTCCACCAGTTCTCCCCATCCGCGGAATAAAAACATAAACAAATAGGACACAGCCAAGTTTAACCACATGGCAGGCCGCGGAACCTTATATAATGGATGGACGGTTCCGAAAATCTTTGGAAAGTAGCCGTTTTTCTCCATCCCGTAAATCATTCTTGCCGTAGTCGCAGTGTAGACGGTTCCTGTACCTGAAGGCGAGATCACAGCATCAGCAAACATCGCAACCGCCAGCCAACCGATTCCAAGAGCCAACGCCAAATCAGCAAACGGCGACTTCATCTCTAATCCGGTCCATCCATGTGACAGCATGCTGGAAGGAACACTGCCGATGAACACGAATTCAAGAAGGAAATAAAGTACTCCCGCCGTAAGCAGCGATAAAATGACGGCAAGAGGAACGTTGCGTCCCGGATTCTTCACTTCTCCCGCAAGATTGATGGGCGTCTGAAAGCCATTAAAAGCAAACACGATACCCGATGTGGCAATCGCGGTCAATACGCCTGACCAACCGTTCGGCATAAATCCACCGGATACATGCGTAAAATTAGTTGTCTTAAATCCGACGACATAAATCCCGATAACGGTCAATAACGGGACGACAAATTTGATCACTGTGACAATGGTGTTGGCTTTCGCAAACAATCCGACCGTCCAATAGTTGAGCAAGAAAAAACCGATAACCAAAAAGAACGCTAAGACTAGTCCTGACGTTGTCAAATGGGTTCCATCATACATATTTTGCGCCCACGCCCATGGCCACGAGCTCATATATTGTACGGAAGCTTCTGCTTCGATTGGAATCACTGATACGATCGCTATCCAGTTTGCCCAACCAGCGATAAACCCTACAAACGAGCCGTGGGAATATTGAGGATAGCGCACCATTCCTCCCGACTCCGGAAACATACCTCCTAACTCAGCATAAGAAACGGCAATACAAATGATGATCAGACATCCGATAATCCATGAAAAGATCGAAGCAGGACCAGCTACTTTTGCCGCTTTCCAAGCACCGAACAACCAACCTGAACCAATGATAGAGCCCAATCCCGTCAACGTTAATGCGAAGAGCCCTATTTCCCGTCTCAAATTCTCCACTTTTTTTTGCATTCTTTCACCCTCTTTTGTCTTGTCAAAGATAAAGTAAAGGAAATCATTCCCAAGGATTTCGGGAGTAAAACATTTGAAAAAAATATTATTTTTCGGAATATTTTTGACAAAAAATTTGTACTGCTCGACTGTTTTTCTTTATTCGCTAATCGCTTTTAATCTATCATTCCTATAAAACATTACTCTCTCCAAAAAGTATGAATAAGTGTCAACAGCTTATTCTTTATGCGTAAATAGTTTTTCAGCAAAATCTGCTTTCTGTAATAAAAAGAATGTATTTTTATCAATGTATTTTTATCAATGAAACGGCATTACGTTGAACTAGTTTGCCCCCCAAAACCCACCACCTTATTCAATATTTAAAATATCCTGAATACTTCGTTTAGTACTTCCTCAAACGCTTCGCATATATGCTTTTATAATATAATATATCATATTTCACATAATCGTCAATAATGCAACATTATCGCGTTATATAATATAACATTTCATTATGCAGAGAAGAATTTGGTTTTGCCAATACCATATCAAAGCTTTCTGATTTCCGATAGACTAAAAAATCTGGAAAAAGGCCGCGCCACGGCTAAATAGCAATGTCAAGAAATTCATTTAAAATTGGGCGAATGGTCTAAATGCGACAGGAATACATTTCTCATAGTATACTAGGACTGTCAGGCTTCACTATTCATTGATCATAAGGGCAAAATAATTGAATTGCTTTTTAAAGATAAAAAAAGGAGAGTGTAAAACATGTCCATCGCCGTCATTTACGGGGGAACCCGCCCCAATGGCAACACCGAAATTCTGACGAATCGGGCGATTGAAGGGTTGGAAGCAGAACGAATTTATTTAAATGAGTACGACATTCGGCCGATTGTAGATGGCCGTCATGCAGACGGGGGATTTCCAAAAGTAAACGATGATTACAACAAGGTTCTTGATCGCGTTTTACCACATGACATTCTCATTTTTGCTACCCCCGTTTATTGGTACAGCATGTCGGGAACGATGAAAAATTTTATCGATCGTTGGTCACAAACCTTAAGAGACCCTGAATATCCTGACTTTAAAGCGAAAATGGCTGAAAAAGAAGCGTATGTCATTGCGGTCGGGGGAGATCATCCAACTTTGAAGGCACTCCCGCTCGTTCAGCAGTTTCAGCATATCTTTGATTTTATGGGAATCGCTTTTAAAGGATATATTCTTGGTGAAGGAAACAAACCGGGGGATATTCTTCAAGATCCAAAAGCATTATCAGCGGCTGACCAATTGCGAGAAAGTCTCAAAAAGAACTAATTTCAAAAAGTTCGCACCGGTTCTTTGGCGATTTTATTTCCTGAAGAGGGACTCTTTCATCCCTCTTCTCATTTACTTGGCAATAGAACAGTATTCAAAGAAATCTGCTTTTCGTTAAACATGAAACAGTAGAAGCATAGCGGCAAAAAAATAAATGGCGTTCGCAAACTCTGAAAGTCCTATTTTCTTTATAGGCAATGACTTTCCATATAAATAAAAGGCTCGAATGACACTTGGTATGTAAGCAAGTACAAATAACGGGTAGTGCGCATAGATTAATCCAAAGATCAATAATAAATGATATCCCCAGGAAAGCCATTTATAGACAGGATTATTTTTTTCACGGATCATCGTTTTTACGTAAAAAGTGCTTCCGATAAAAAATAAAAAGCAAAACATAAACAATTCCAACGCAGTCATAGTGAATTGGCCGTTCCCCATATAAAAACTGGCAAGACCGCCGATACAAAAACTTGTAATGGCCGCAACATCATTCACAA of the Bacillus smithii genome contains:
- a CDS encoding sodium:solute symporter family protein, whose product is MNTSLVLIFAFLLLSLFLGVRARKGKEMNLEQWTVGGRGFGTIFVFLLMAGEIYTTFTFLGGSGWAYSKGGPAFYIIAYGCLAYVLSYWMLPKVWKYAKEHQLMSQSDFFASKYNSQALGVLVSLVGVLALIPYLVLQLKGLGIIVSEASYGTISETAAIWIGVVAVTVYVIISGIHGSAWTALVKDITILIVIAFLGLYLPFHYYGGIRPMFEAIEKPNPGFLSLPNKGMSVSWFISTVLLTVLGFYMWPHTFSSIYSAKSANVFRKNAIILPIYQLLLLFVFFVGFAAILKIPHLEGSDTDLALLRLSIQTFDPWVVGLIGAAGLLTAMVPGSMILMTASTLLSKNVYKVFSPSATDQQVAKLAKYLVPVIALISLYFTFRGGNTIVALLLMGYSLVTQLFPSFVLSLMKNNFVTKQGAFVGIIAGVATAAYMTLSGSGIGTLFPSLPQTMQDLNVGMIALIVNAVATVVVSWISGNPRSVNVDSKENTM
- a CDS encoding YwiC-like family protein encodes the protein MSSTKKWLIPKQHGAWAMLTIPFFLGAYAGGFTWLHIPLFIGWLALYLATYPLLTAIKLKRKEYLPWFYRYSVVAVLMFVIPIYYQVKLLYFGIAMVPFFIINIYYARKKKERDFVNDVAAITSFCIGGLASFYMGNGQFTMTALELFMFCFLFFIGSTFYVKTMIREKNNPVYKWLSWGYHLLLIFGLIYAHYPLFVLAYIPSVIRAFYLYGKSLPIKKIGLSEFANAIYFFAAMLLLFHV
- a CDS encoding APC family permease, with amino-acid sequence MENLRREIGLFALTLTGLGSIIGSGWLFGAWKAAKVAGPASIFSWIIGCLIIICIAVSYAELGGMFPESGGMVRYPQYSHGSFVGFIAGWANWIAIVSVIPIEAEASVQYMSSWPWAWAQNMYDGTHLTTSGLVLAFFLVIGFFLLNYWTVGLFAKANTIVTVIKFVVPLLTVIGIYVVGFKTTNFTHVSGGFMPNGWSGVLTAIATSGIVFAFNGFQTPINLAGEVKNPGRNVPLAVILSLLTAGVLYFLLEFVFIGSVPSSMLSHGWTGLEMKSPFADLALALGIGWLAVAMFADAVISPSGTGTVYTATTARMIYGMEKNGYFPKIFGTVHPLYKVPRPAMWLNLAVSYLFMFLFRGWGELVEVISVATVVSYMAGPVTVMSLRKLVPDYHRPLKTKGLAVIAPIAFIVSSLILYWSRWPLTGQVLFVMLIGLPIYFYYEAKRGKETFLKNFKAGLWLVCYLLYMMLISCLGSKQFGGYNIIPYGWDMVVVAVSALVFYAWAIRSAYFTDQLKEAESLNQPVEYENESIKKVAQN
- a CDS encoding flavodoxin family protein, giving the protein MSIAVIYGGTRPNGNTEILTNRAIEGLEAERIYLNEYDIRPIVDGRHADGGFPKVNDDYNKVLDRVLPHDILIFATPVYWYSMSGTMKNFIDRWSQTLRDPEYPDFKAKMAEKEAYVIAVGGDHPTLKALPLVQQFQHIFDFMGIAFKGYILGEGNKPGDILQDPKALSAADQLRESLKKN